One Silene latifolia isolate original U9 population chromosome 4, ASM4854445v1, whole genome shotgun sequence DNA segment encodes these proteins:
- the LOC141652472 gene encoding uncharacterized protein LOC141652472, with amino-acid sequence MSTSSSSSSSYSSTSSTSPSHLPSSDKKHWWLSTKKMVDKYVREARTMISTREQSEINSALSLLDSALSLSPRHELALELKARALLYTRRYKHVADMLQDYIPSYKMAYSDDSSGSSSDNSFHNSSRERVKLLGSPSQNNNSEVDSPSSDYSKFRCFSISDLKKKLISGFYKNFDKEGQWRYLVLGQACCHLGLMEDAMVLLQHGKRLASAAFRRESICWSDDSFSFAINSEPPLSELVVNHHQPLTEAESIAHLIAHIKLLLRRRGAALAALDAGLYAESVRHFSKILEGRRAAPQAFLAECYLHRSAAYKLGGRLAESIADLNRTLALDPNSTVALYERAGLFELIGCITDSVHDLEHVKLLYNSILRDRKPPGPAWKPRSVTYREIPGKLVTLGSKINLLKQRIAMGETGKNVDYYALIGLRRGCSKSELERAHLLLVLKHKPEKSISFLDRCEFGDENDYDSAKDRARMSAVLLYRLIQKGYTSLLGSIAQDEAAEKERKKAELGLQEAQHQHQLDMQKQRAQVKEVIPEPIPVPKANGRPKFVHNNGKKNNTNNNDDDNNNNNAGSFPFQGVFCRDLAVVGSLLSQAGFNRPISVKFEALSC; translated from the exons ATGTctacttcttcttcatcatcttcatcttaTTCATCAACTTCTTCAACCTCTCCTTCTCATCTCCCTTCTTCAGACAAGAAGCATTGGTGGTTAAGTACCAAAAAG ATGGTAGACAAATATGTAAGAGAAGCAAGAACaatgatctcaactcgggaacaAAGTGAGATCAACTCAGCACTGAGTTTACTCGACTCAGCACTGAGTCTATCACCGCGTCATGAACTCGCTCTTGAACTCAAAGCACGTGCTCTTCTCTACACTAGAAGATACAAGCACGTGGCAGACATGTTACAAGACTACATTCCGAGTTATAAAATGGCTTACTCGGATGACTCGTCCGGGTCATCTTCTGATAACTCGTTCCATAACTCGTCTCGAGAACGAGTCAAGTTATTGGGCTCGCCTTCTCAGAATAATAACTCGGAGGTTGACTCACCGAGTTCTGATTATTCTAAATTTAGATGTTTCTCTATTTCCGATTTGAAGAAGAAATTGATTTCCGGTTTTTACAAGAACTTTGATAAAGAAGGCCAATGGAG GTATTTGGTGTTAGGACAAGCATGTTGTCATCTAGGCTTAATGGAAGATGCAATGGTATTACTCCAACACGGAAAACGGTTAGCATCGGCGGCATTTCGTCGAGAAAGTATATGTTGGTCGGATGATAGTTTCTCATTTGCTATTAACTCCGAGCCTCCGTTGTCCGAGTTGGTGGTGAATCATCACCAGCCGCTAACGGAGGCCGAGTCAATAGCTCATTTGATAGCTCACATTAAGCTTCTCCTTCGCCGTCGTGGGGCAGCATTAGCTGCCCTAGACGCTGGTTTATACGCTGAGTCGGTTCGTCATTTTTCAAAGATTCTAGAAGGCCGTCGGGCGGCCCCACAGGCGTTTTTGGCAGAGTGTTATCTCCACCGGTCTGCTGCTTATAAATTGGGCGGTCGACTTGCTGAGTCGATAGCTGACTTGAACCGAACCTTGGCTCTAGACCCGAATTCTACCGTTGCATTGTATGAACGAGCgggtttgtttgaattgattggtTGTATCACTGATTCGGTTCATGACCTTGAGCATGTGAAATTGTTATATAATTCCATTTTAAGGGACCGGAAACCACCGGGTCCCGCATGGAAACCGAGATCAGTTACGTATAGGGAGATACCGGGGAAACTTGTTACTTTGGGTTCGAAAATTAACTTATTGAAGCAGAGGATTGCAATGGGCGAGACCGGTAAAAATGTGGATTATTATGCTTTGATTGGGCTAAGGAGAGGTTGTTCTAAGTCGGAATTGGAGCGGGCTCATTTACTTTTGGTTTTGAAGCATAAACCGGAAAAATCGATCAGTTTCTTAGACCGGTGTGAATTTGGTGATGAAAATGATTATGATTCGGCCAAGGACAGGGCTAGAATGTCCGCGGTTTTGCTGTATAGGCTTATACAAAAGGGTTACACTAGTTTACTGGGTTCCATTGCCCAAGATGAAGCGGCCGAGAAGGAGCGCAAGAAGGCGGAATTGGGCCTACAAGAGGCCCAACACCAACACCAGCTTGATATGCAAAAACAAAGGGCTCAAGTGAAAGAAGTCATTCCCGAGCCAATTCCGGTACCTAAGGCCAATGGGAGACCGAAGTTTGTACACAATAATGGCAAGAAGAACAACACGaacaataatgatgatgataataataataataatgcggGATCATTCCCTTTCCAAGGGGTTTTTTGCCGGGATTTAGCGGTTGTTGGAAGCTTGTTATCCCAAGCCGGGTTTAACCGGCCAATTTCGGTCAAGTTTGAAGCATTGAGTTGCTAA